A window of Vigna unguiculata cultivar IT97K-499-35 chromosome 4, ASM411807v1, whole genome shotgun sequence contains these coding sequences:
- the LOC114181777 gene encoding cytokinin hydroxylase-like, protein MEILGLPGTLVFFAMLPLLLLLKLAFSWWISPIHTHFKLKRCGFGGPTPSFPLGNIQEMKNNNTVSSSPVPSNLIHDIHSTVFPYFSRWQNSHGKVFIYWLGTEPFLYIADPEFLKKMSTEVLAKKWGKPRVFRHDRDPLFGNGLVMVEGNEWVRHRHVIAPAFSPLNLKAMASMMSESTNEMIERWIAQINSGNSEIDVEKEVVETAGEIIAKTSFGMKGKYAKEVSEKLRALQMTLFRTTRYVGVPFGECFNVKKTLKAKELGKEIDELLLSVITSRMKSIKRQTQEDLLGLLLQGNHHEGDGKVGKTFTTRDLLDECKTFFFAGHETTALAISWTLLLLAMHQDWQNQLRDEIREVVGDRELDINVLAGLKKMKWVMNEVLRLYPTAPNVQRQAREDIQVDNLRIPNGTNMWIDVVAMHHDEALWGKDANEFRPERFMNDVNGGCNHKMGYLPFGFGGRTCVGRNLSFMEYKIVLTLLLSRFSFKVSPGYNHSPSIMLSLRPTYGLHLLVQPLN, encoded by the exons ATGGAGATCTTGGGTTTACCTGGAACACTTGTTTTCTTCGCCATGTTACCTCTTCTTTTGCTCCTGAAACTCGCGTTTTCTTGGTGGATTTCTCCCATCCATACTCATTTTAAGCTCAAAAGATGTGGATTTGGAGGACCAACCCCAAGTTTTCCTCTTGGGAACATTCAAGAGATGAAAAACAACAACACTGTTAGTTCTTCACCGGTGCCCTCTAACCTCATCCATGATATACACTCCACTGTGTTCCCCTACTTTTCTCGCTGGCAAAACTCTCACG GGAAGGTGTTTATCTACTGGTTGGGGACAGAACCGTTTTTGTACATTGCTGATCCCgagtttcttaaaaaaatgtcCACAGAGGTTTTAGCCAAGAAATGGGGAAAACCTAGAGTGTTCAGACATGACAGAGACCCTTTGTTTGGAAATGGTTTGGTTATGGTTGAAGGCAATGAATGGGTTCGTCACCGACATGTTATAGCACCAGCATTTTCTCCTCTTAACCTCAAG GCAATGGCAAGCATGATGAGTGAGTCTACAAATGAAATGATAGAAAGGTGGATTGCACAAATAAACTCGGGTAACTCAGAAATCGATGTGGAAAAAGAGGTTGTCGAAACCGCCGGAGAAATCATTGCAAAAACAAGCTTTGGCATGAAGGGGAAATATGCAAAGGAAGTGTCTGAAAAACTACGTGCCCTACAAATGACACTTTTCAGGACAACAAGATACGTAGGGGTCCCATTTGGGGAGTGTTTCAACGTGAAAAAAACCCTAAAGGCCAAGGAACTTGGGAAAGAGATCGATGAACTTTTGTTGTCGGTCATAACATCTCGCATGAAATCGATCAAAAGACAAACTCAAGAAGACTTGTTGGGGTTGTTGTTGCAGGGAAATCATCATGAAGGTGATGGAAAGGTAGGGAAGACATTCACCACAAGAGATTTGTTGGATGAGTGCAAAACTTTCTTCTTTGCTGGCCATGAAACTACTGCATTGGCCATCTCATGGACCTTGTTGCTTCTTGCTATGCATCAAGATTGGCAAAACCAGTTACGAGATGAGATCAGAGAAGTGGTCGGTGATAGAGAACTTGATATCAACGTGCTTGCTGGCTTGAAAAAG ATGAAGTGGGTGATGAATGAAGTTCTAAGGCTGTACCCAACAGCACCAAATGTGCAAAGACAAGCAAGAGAAGACATTCAAGTTGATAATTTAAGGATCCCCAATGGCACCAACATGTGGATCGATGTTGTCGCAATGCACCATGATGAAGCATTGTGGGGAaaagatgcgaatgagtttagACCAGAAAGGTTCATGAATGATGTCAATGGTGGATGCAACCACAAAATGGGGTATTTACCATTTGGGTTTGGAGGAAGAACCTGTGTCGGAAGAAACTTGAGCTTCATGGAGTATAAGATTGTCCTAACCCTACTTCTCTCTAGATTTAGCTTCAAAGTTTCACCTGGTTATAACCATTCACCCTCTATCATGCTCTCCCTTAGGCCAACCTATGGTCTTCATCTCTTAGTTCAACCCCTTAATTAA